From the genome of Candidatus Nitrospira nitrificans:
GCGGAAGCGCAATTGAAGGTCGCTGAGGCACAGGTCAAGCAAGCGGAAGCGGCGTTGAATGCGGCTGAGCTCGAATTGAAATATACCGTCATTCGGTCGCCCGTTGACGGCATCGTTGTGGCGCGCAATGTAGAGGTCGGCCAGACGGTCGCCTCCAGCTTTGCCACGCCGAATCTGTTTCTGATCGCCCTCGATTTGACCAAAATGCAGGTCGACACCAACGTGAGCGAATCGGACATCGGAGGGATGGCCGAAGGGAAGGAAGCCGTCTTCACGGTGGACGCCTACCCCGGCGTGACATTTACCGGCATCATCAGGCAGGTACGACTCGCACCCATCAACGTCCAGAACGTCGTCACCTACAATGTGGTTGTCGGTGTGGATAACACGGACTTACGGCTCAAACCTGGCATGACGGCCAATGTGTCGATTATCGTGGCGCAGAAAGACCAGATTCTCAAGGTGCCCAATGCGGCCCTCAGATTTATGCCGCCGAAGGGTGAGGGGAGTCGCCGAGAGGCCGATGGGCGCGCAGCAAACGGGCATGGAGGAGGTCCCGTCAAAACAGAGACCGGCGCGATACCGCCGAAAACCATCTGGAGGCTGGTAGAGAACGGCGACCTTGCTTCTCTGCCGGTTCAAACCGGCATTTCGGATGGCCTTACCACTGAATTACTCTCCGGCGGTCTCAGGGAAGGGGATCTCGTTGTTGTTGGTATTGAACAGCCGTTCGGCGAGAGAAAAGGTAGTGAATTGCCGCCGGGGTTTGGGAACCAGCAACGTCCTCGCTCCCGATGAGGCGCTGATATTCCTCAAGCGCCGTGTGTGAACGTCGCTCGTCGGCGGAGAAGGCATATTTTACCCTCCATCAGTCCATCTTCATGATTCGCGTTGAAGGCGCGTAGGATGAGCTAGGTTTGTGAATCCATTGATCGTCGGTGAAGATATTTGGAAGGTCTATCGAGTGGGCGATGTCGAGGTGCAGGCTCTGCGTGGGGTGAGTGTCACCATCGAACAGGGGGACTTTGTCGCGGTCATGGGGTCGAGCGGATCCGGGAAGTCCACGTTGATGAATATTCTCGGGTGCCTGGATCAACCGACCAGGGGACAGTATCGGTTGAACGGCGTCGAGGTCGGGCAATTACGGCCCGACCAGTTGGCAGAGATCCGGAATCAGCAAATCGGCTTTGTATTCCAGAGCTTCAACCTCATTCCCCGTACCAGTGCCCTAGAAAACGCTCAGTTGCCTCTGTTCTACAGAGGACTTTCCTTAAAAGAACAGCGTACGCGCGCGCTCGCTGCGCTTCAACGTGTCGGATTGAAGGGGCGTGAGCATCATTCCCCCACGCAACTTTCAGGTGGCCAGCAGCAGCGGGTGGCGATCGCTCGAGCCCTGGTGACCTCGCCCTCTTTGTTGCTGGCCGACGAGCCAACCGGAAACCTGGATACGGAGTCCAGTCAGGAAATCATGGGGATTCTTGACGGTTTGAATCGGGATGGTATGACGGTGATCCTGGTCACGCACGAAGTCGATATTGCCGCCTACGCTTCGCGTGAAATCGTCGTCAAGGATGGTCGGATCCTCAGCGATCAAGTGACCAAAGAACGGTCGCAGGCAGTGGGAGGCTAAATTGACGGCGTTTGTGTGGCTCACCGTCGTAACGGCGTTAAGAGTGCTCGGGCGAAACAGACTGCGCGCAGGTTTGACCATGCTCGGGATCATTATCGGAGTCGGGGCGGTCATTGCGATGGTCAGCATCGGAGAAGGGGCGAAGCTGGCGGTGCAGAAGCAGATCGCCACGATGGGCACCAACGTCATTATGATCTGGCCCAGTTACATGACAATCGGCGGCGTGCGTGGCGCGCAAGGCGGTGCCGTCACACTGACGGTGACCGACGCGCTGGAACTGAAGAAACGGATTCCAATTCTGTCTGAGTCCGGGTGGCTTATACGAAGCACCATGCAAATTGTGAATGGGAACCGCAATTGGAATGGTCCGGTTCACGGCGTGTCACCCAGCTACGTCTCGATCAGAGACTGGTCCTTCAGCAGCGGAGGTTCCTTTACCCAAGCAGATATGGAGAGTGCGGCCCGGGTAGCGCTCCTTGGACAAACCGTGGTCGAAAACATTTTCGAGCCAGGTGAAGAACCGGTCGGCGCGATCATTCGCATAAAAAATGTCCCGTTTCGAGTCATCGGTGTCTTATCCCCTAAAGGACAGTCGGTTCAGGGATCCGATCAGGACGATATCGTCTTTATCCCCTTCACGACTGCCGAGCGAAAAGTCTTCGGAACATTGTTCCTTGGATCGGTCGGAGGGGTTTTTGTCTCGACGGAACGAACCGAGGATTTGGCGGATGCCGTCGAGCAAATCCGCCAGGTGATGAGGTCTCGACATCGCTTGCAGGCTGATCAGCCGGATGATTTCACCATTCGTACGCAGGTCGAAATCGGAAAGGTCCAGGAAGGGACGAGCGAAACCTTGACGGTCATGTTGATGATCGTGGCCTCTGTCTCGTTACTCGTCGGCGGCATTGGAATCATGAACATTCTGCTTGTCTCCGTCACCGAGCGGACCCGGGAAATCGGAATTCGGATGGCCGTCGGAGCCAAACGGTTCCATATTCTCATGCAGTTTCTGATCGAAGCCATGACGCTGAGCGTGGTCGGTGGCTGTATCGGCATTCTATTCGGAGTGCTTGCGGCGCGCTTGACGACAGTCATCGCCGGTTGGCCGACCGTGATTTCGAGTGATACCGTCGCGGTGGCGTTTGTGTTTTCCGTCGTGGTGGGCCTGTTTTTTGGATTATATCCGGCGAATAAGGCTGCTCGGCTCAATCCCATCGATGCATTGCGTTACGAATAGGGCTTGCCCGCATTATTCCTGACGCCACTGCTTCCTACGCATTCCTGTCTATGATCGTTTCAATCGCCCGGACCTGGGGATCGCCGGCCTGGTGCGCGAGATCGACGATAAACGGCACCGGATATTCAACACCCTCTGGCTGGTGGGTGACGGTGATGATCGGTTGATGCAGGTGTTCTTGATGGAGCTTCGTGACCACCGCCACCTCTTGCGTATTCAGTCGCACATGACTATGGATGGGATAAATACCGATTCGCGCGATAAATGACGACACGATTCGTTGATCAAGCTTGCCTTGCCGAGCTTCCTGGTACAGGCGTTGAAATGTATGGTGGGGCGTCAGGGGGGCGGTCCCGCCGAATCCGGTGATCAATTCGTCATATCGATCCACGACCATCAGAATCCGTGTGCGGTCGGAGGTAAATTGTCCTCGTGACTCTTTCGGATAGCCGCTGTCATCAAGGTAGGCATGATGATTCGCGATGAGATGGAGTATGGCGGCTTCAATTCCTCTTTGCCCCTCTAACATCAGAACGGCGCGGCGGGGATGGGTTTCGAATTCCCGTCGGTTGGCCTTGGCAATGTCTGACGTGACATGAGTATGGCGGACAATGGCAGGTCTGATCTGTAAGAGCCCGATGTCATGCAAGAGTGCGGCGGTCGCCAGCTCGTGCAGTTCCAGGGGGTTGAATTGGAAGACCTGTCCGACCACCAGTGACAGCGTACAGGCGGCCAGTGCATGTTGGCTGAGGGTGGAGTCGTCGGCCCGGTTTTGACTCAAGGCCATGAAAATAGCAGAGTCGGTGAGAGTTCTCATGGCGATTGTGATTTCTTGGACCGCTTCGGCGGCCTGCTCGGGGTTGACCGTCCCCGTCCTCGTAATGGTCGTAAAAACGGATTGTACCGCTTGATCCATCTGTTGCTTGGCCAGCTTCGCTTGGGCATATTCTTCGTTCAGCTGGGCCAAAGACTTGGGTGGTGTGCTCTTTCCGGGAGGGGCTGGTTTAGTTGCCGCATGGGTACTATCCGCGAGGTGATGCGGCGGAGAGGCGATTCCACGGTCGAGGTCGATGTCGACCATCTTCACTCCTGCACGCACCAGTTTGTCGATCTGGGCAGGATGTTCGATCAGGAATGAATGGCGGAGTAAGGGGGAGCGGAACCACGAGAGGTCCAGACGGGCGACATACATCCCGATGTGAAGCTCACTGACGGGGACGCGTGTTGTCGCCATCGGAGATCCGTCTGCTTGTAAACAAGGTTGCGGGCATAGCTCCTTCAGATATCGGCACGAACCGGGACTAACTGTAGCCGAGCGAGTCCTGTCGGGAGTGGTCAGGCCGAGTGATGCGGAGAATGAATGCACGAGAGAGAGACTTCGATACGAGGGTCGGCTTTGTCGACCTGCTTATACAGATGAGTTTCAATGATGCGATTATCGTTTATGCCAAGCCCTTCGCAGACCGCATCTTGGGCGATCTTCAGACCGCCATCGAGGTCGCGTCGTAAGGCGGACGCGAAAAAGAATCGTATCGAGAGCGCAAGCGGTCCGGATTGAAGTCGATCCCGTAGGGAGCATCCGGTAGAGGATTGGGCCAATGCCAGCCATACCTGCCGGCCGACGCATGTCTTATAGGCACGTCCGGCGGAGGAGAGCAGACGACGTCCATTCACTGTTGCATATTGATGGTTGATGCTGGGAGGGACGGGCAAGGTGACCTTGAATGCGTGTGATGTGATGAGTGGAGCAGGCAATGGCGCGTGAATGGTGGTGTTTTGGCCGGCTGGATCAGGTGTCGGCGCTGGAGTCGTCCCGTTGATTCGCAGCGCCTTTTTCGGTACGGATGGGTTGGGTGGAGTGCCGCGACGCAATATTGCAGGAAGGCGAAACCTTGATGACCGGCAACTGTCTCGACGTCGGTTGAACGGCATGGATCCGAATTAGAGGAGATTCATGATCTTGGCCATATTTTGTTCAAAGCGATCTTCCGTACGGGCCAGATACCGACGCCATTCGCTTGGGTTCCAGATTTCCATTCGGTGATAAAGCCCGACCAGTATGATTTCTTGATCTTCATCGACCGGAACCAGTTTGCGCAATCGACCAGGAATCAAGATCCGTCCGGTTTTATCGATGTCCGATGAGCCGGCCTCGGACACGATAAAGTGCATAAACAGCCGGCTCTGGTCTTCATCCAGCGACGTCCGGGTCCGTTCAAGCACCTTTTCCCATTCTCTCGTGGAATAGATCAATAAGGACTGTTCCGGACCCTTCAGGAACATGACGGTCTGGCCATCGGCTTCGATCTGTTCACGGATGGGTGAGGGGACGATGAAGCGCCCCTTCTCATCAACCTTGCAAAGGTATTCACCGGCAAACATTGCGGTGTCCTGTGGTTAGGAAATCAAGGCGGTTCTGGTTCGGTCGCGGATCCATTGCTCTAAATCCGAACGGACAAATTGCCATTCCTTGCCCAGCTTGAAGGCGGGAATCTGTCGACTTTGAAGATAGCGATAGAGGGTACGTTGGGTAATCTTGAGATACCGGCATGTTTCCGTCGCGGTCATCAATTCGGTCTTCGGAGCCCTGCTCATCACTCCACCTGTTGCCAGATTGATTGATGCTCATTCTGCCTCCAGCACTCTCGTCATTCTAGAGACGGCCTTGGGAATGTCAAGCGAAAATATATGACAGTACAGGTCACAAGCCGTCAGTGTCTTCTGATATTCCATCGCCGTCATCGGATTGGTCCATCATCGTTTCGATATCGCCGACATCCTCGCCCATTTCCTGTCCCATTTTCTTCATCAAACGGGCGACGCTCCGAGGGTCGTTCTCATCAACCGCTCCGAGGTTCGCTGGATCTGCCAGCGATTCGAGTCGAGCTTCCTCAGACTTAGGAGCGGCAAATCGCGACAGGAGCCGATCCAATTTCTCACTGCCGCAATGCCGACAGGTGAGCAGGCCGGGATTGCGCGGATTCAAAACCAAAACCGATGATTTTCTGCGGCATTCCTGACAAGCATATTCATAAATCGGCATCGGTCAACCTCCCAGCAGCTCCGGCGACCGTACGCGCTGGGCCATGATGCGGTCGGGAATCATCGTAGGATCCATCGTGCGTCCTAACGTCATCACGAACACATCGCCGGAACCGGCCTTCCGGAGTGTCTTTGCGCACTCATTCACCGTCGTGCCGGTCGTGAAGACGTCGTCGATCAGAAGAATGCGTTTCTTCACAATGACATGAGAATGTCGGACGGCAAAAGCTCGACGAAGGTTTTTGAGGCGGCTTTTGCGGGATAGCGTGGTCTGGGCTGGAGTAGGGAGGGTTCGGATCAAATTCGTATACGCGACGGGAGTATCGAGGTGACGTCCGATGCCATCGGCAAGCAGCAGGGACTGATTGAATTCTCGTTGACGAAGTCGCTCGCTGTGTAAGGGCACGGGCATGATCAGGTCAATGGAATCGAGCGGAGGGAGTCGAGCGATCATGAGGGCGGCAAGTGGAGTCGCCAGGGAAACTTTCCCCTGGTATTTAAAGAGACGAATTGCCTGCTGGAGTAGAGAGGTATAAGGGTACAGGGTCCAGGCTTTCGTATACGAAGGCGGACGTTCAGCACAGGGTTGGCAAACATGGTTTGGGCTGTAGGTTGTGGCGACTGAGGAAGGGAAGGGGCGGTCACAGCGGGAGCATCGGGCATCGGGCATGAGAGCAATTGTGCTCCAGCAGTCGGAACAAAAATAGGGAATCGGATCATCCGTCAGAAGCGAAGCGCAACTCGAACAGTGAACGGGAAGAAAGAACCTGAGCGCACGGCGCATGAGACGTGAGGTCGATTCTGTGACAGGATTGGCCATGGACAGCCTTTTATCTGTATGTGTCCCACCTCTCTTTATGGCGACGGGCCAACCCGTGTCAAGGTTGTCGGCTTCTGATTTATTGTGCTATACGAATGAGAATGGTCGTACCCCGGTCGACCGGTCATCAGAGAGAGCTGGCTACCGATGGTGATATTGAAGCACCTCTCGAAAACCCATTCGCGTGGAGAAGCCATGGTCACGGCTTTGCGCGAAGTAAATTTAGAGATTAAACCCGGAGAATTCTGTGCGTTCGTGGGCCCCAGTG
Proteins encoded in this window:
- a CDS encoding efflux RND transporter periplasmic adaptor subunit, which produces MRRIAFIIGVIVIGLAIGGYVFFNGERKAPVRYRTAAIELGQVISSVSATGTINPVVSVQVGTQVSGMIKSLHADFNSRVKAGDMVAVIDPEPFKARREQAASNLEMARSNVARSKADLAQRKRELDRVESLLPQQFVSQNDVDVALTNFQSAEAQLKVAEAQVKQAEAALNAAELELKYTVIRSPVDGIVVARNVEVGQTVASSFATPNLFLIALDLTKMQVDTNVSESDIGGMAEGKEAVFTVDAYPGVTFTGIIRQVRLAPINVQNVVTYNVVVGVDNTDLRLKPGMTANVSIIVAQKDQILKVPNAALRFMPPKGEGSRREADGRAANGHGGGPVKTETGAIPPKTIWRLVENGDLASLPVQTGISDGLTTELLSGGLREGDLVVVGIEQPFGERKGSELPPGFGNQQRPRSR
- a CDS encoding ABC transporter ATP-binding protein, encoding MNPLIVGEDIWKVYRVGDVEVQALRGVSVTIEQGDFVAVMGSSGSGKSTLMNILGCLDQPTRGQYRLNGVEVGQLRPDQLAEIRNQQIGFVFQSFNLIPRTSALENAQLPLFYRGLSLKEQRTRALAALQRVGLKGREHHSPTQLSGGQQQRVAIARALVTSPSLLLADEPTGNLDTESSQEIMGILDGLNRDGMTVILVTHEVDIAAYASREIVVKDGRILSDQVTKERSQAVGG
- a CDS encoding ABC transporter permease, with the protein product MTAFVWLTVVTALRVLGRNRLRAGLTMLGIIIGVGAVIAMVSIGEGAKLAVQKQIATMGTNVIMIWPSYMTIGGVRGAQGGAVTLTVTDALELKKRIPILSESGWLIRSTMQIVNGNRNWNGPVHGVSPSYVSIRDWSFSSGGSFTQADMESAARVALLGQTVVENIFEPGEEPVGAIIRIKNVPFRVIGVLSPKGQSVQGSDQDDIVFIPFTTAERKVFGTLFLGSVGGVFVSTERTEDLADAVEQIRQVMRSRHRLQADQPDDFTIRTQVEIGKVQEGTSETLTVMLMIVASVSLLVGGIGIMNILLVSVTERTREIGIRMAVGAKRFHILMQFLIEAMTLSVVGGCIGILFGVLAARLTTVIAGWPTVISSDTVAVAFVFSVVVGLFFGLYPANKAARLNPIDALRYE
- a CDS encoding HD-GYP domain-containing protein, which produces MATTRVPVSELHIGMYVARLDLSWFRSPLLRHSFLIEHPAQIDKLVRAGVKMVDIDLDRGIASPPHHLADSTHAATKPAPPGKSTPPKSLAQLNEEYAQAKLAKQQMDQAVQSVFTTITRTGTVNPEQAAEAVQEITIAMRTLTDSAIFMALSQNRADDSTLSQHALAACTLSLVVGQVFQFNPLELHELATAALLHDIGLLQIRPAIVRHTHVTSDIAKANRREFETHPRRAVLMLEGQRGIEAAILHLIANHHAYLDDSGYPKESRGQFTSDRTRILMVVDRYDELITGFGGTAPLTPHHTFQRLYQEARQGKLDQRIVSSFIARIGIYPIHSHVRLNTQEVAVVTKLHQEHLHQPIITVTHQPEGVEYPVPFIVDLAHQAGDPQVRAIETIIDRNA
- a CDS encoding RusA family crossover junction endodeoxyribonuclease → MPFNRRRDSCRSSRFRLPAILRRGTPPNPSVPKKALRINGTTPAPTPDPAGQNTTIHAPLPAPLITSHAFKVTLPVPPSINHQYATVNGRRLLSSAGRAYKTCVGRQVWLALAQSSTGCSLRDRLQSGPLALSIRFFFASALRRDLDGGLKIAQDAVCEGLGINDNRIIETHLYKQVDKADPRIEVSLSCIHSPHHSA
- a CDS encoding division/cell wall cluster transcriptional repressor MraZ; the encoded protein is MFAGEYLCKVDEKGRFIVPSPIREQIEADGQTVMFLKGPEQSLLIYSTREWEKVLERTRTSLDEDQSRLFMHFIVSEAGSSDIDKTGRILIPGRLRKLVPVDEDQEIILVGLYHRMEIWNPSEWRRYLARTEDRFEQNMAKIMNLL
- a CDS encoding helix-turn-helix domain-containing protein, whose amino-acid sequence is MSRAPKTELMTATETCRYLKITQRTLYRYLQSRQIPAFKLGKEWQFVRSDLEQWIRDRTRTALIS
- a CDS encoding FmdB family zinc ribbon protein; the encoded protein is MPIYEYACQECRRKSSVLVLNPRNPGLLTCRHCGSEKLDRLLSRFAAPKSEEARLESLADPANLGAVDENDPRSVARLMKKMGQEMGEDVGDIETMMDQSDDGDGISEDTDGL
- a CDS encoding ComF family protein; this translates as MPVPLHSERLRQREFNQSLLLADGIGRHLDTPVAYTNLIRTLPTPAQTTLSRKSRLKNLRRAFAVRHSHVIVKKRILLIDDVFTTGTTVNECAKTLRKAGSGDVFVMTLGRTMDPTMIPDRIMAQRVRSPELLGG